In Aspergillus oryzae RIB40 DNA, chromosome 6, one genomic interval encodes:
- a CDS encoding uncharacterized protein (predicted protein), protein MCKWDLLTFRDEALSQRGWTFQERLFSRRNLLFARDRVYFGCGTSFISEDGIELIDVLKADHTNQPPHRLITDQSIYDGPAPPENERAHWNELVALYTQEYGKVLGGTYVAGLWDGSLVQGLSWQSSEECTAVSEYRAPSWSWASVDGPLCKSSVTTEPIASVMGLHIEVDGKNPYGRVKSGWIKIEVPLVPLVLSGDNSLLMFGCIGLKTSDEEENCLTGRVDTINSQFDDPAETIRAMKLFGLVITDFSLTPEEPFYFSLLVTPTGDDLGVLKRVGWTLGRESDYGPLDLRALRPIVTLV, encoded by the exons ATGTGCAAGTGGGATTTGTTGACATTCAGAGATGAGGCCCTCTCTCAACGGGGATGGACATTTCAGGAACGTTTGTTTTCCCGCCGGAACCTGCTTTTCGCGAGGGATAGAGTGTATTTCGGGTGTGGAACAAGTTTTATCTCAGAGGATGGCATCGAGCTGATCGACGTATTGAAAGCGGATCATACAAACCAGCCCCCCCACAGATTGATCACCGACCAGAGCATATATGATGGTCCCGCACCGCCCGAGAATGAGCGCGCCCACTGGAATGAGCTAGTGGCACTCTATA CGCAAGAGTACGGCAAGGTGCTGGGGGGCACTTATGTAGCTGGGCTTTGGGATGGCTCTCTGGTGCAGGGATTAAGCTGGCAATCTTCTGAAGAATGCACGGCCGTAAGTGAGTACCGTGCGCCATCCTGGTCATGGGCTTCTGTTGATGGCCCTTTGTGTAAGTCCTCTGTGACCACCGAGCCCATAGCGTCCGTAATGGGTTTACACATTGAGGTAGACGGCAAAAACCCCTATGGACGAGTGAAAAGTGGTTGGATCAAGATCGAGGTGCCCCTTGTTCCTCTCGTCCTGTCGGGCGACAACAGCCTGTTGATGTTTGGCTGCATAGGCCTTAAGACatcagatgaagaggagaattGCCTTACTGGGAGAGTTGACACCATCAACAGCCAGTTCGACGATCCGGCCGAGACGATCAGGGCTATGAAACTTTTTGGCTTGGTTATTACCGATTTCAGCCTAACACCCGAAGAACCTTTCTATTTCTCGCTCCTTGTAACCCCTACTGGCGATGACCTTGGAGTATTGAAGAGGGTTGGCTGGACTCTCGGACGAGAATCAGATTATGGGCCTCTCGATCTTCGTGCGCTCAGGCCTATAGTAACGTTAGTTTAA